A window of Brevibacterium ihuae contains these coding sequences:
- a CDS encoding transglycosylase family protein, with translation MHSILRNRKVQIAGQAVVITALVGGAGSFVALNKSVNLTVDGQSEQVRTFGSTVGDVLTAQGLEVDERDAVQPGADTRIERDMNIVVNTAKDLDLTVDGIALDEWTTANTVGQALADLGVDAEGAEVSLPLDEALTEDGAIVDVVTPKGVTVVADGEQMIVEATAATVSEVLSEAGVEVAGEDIVSAPLTAPVTDGQVLDVLRVKSETTTVEEKIEKKTTVKESASMDRGETKVETAGKDGVREVVYDIRTVDGAEVKKEKVSEKVVSEPVDAVVVKGTRAPRPAAPAPDRDTTGGSEKKDDSKKDSDSKKESSEKKESSEKKESGGGNSGEKAPSVDDGSVWDRLAKCESGGNWSINTGNGYYGGLQFSAPTWKAFGGHKYAPNAHQATREQQIDIAKKVQASQGWGAWPTCTRKLGIR, from the coding sequence GTGCACTCGATTCTGCGCAATCGCAAGGTCCAGATCGCCGGCCAGGCCGTGGTCATCACCGCGCTCGTCGGCGGCGCCGGATCGTTCGTCGCGCTCAACAAGTCGGTGAACCTCACCGTCGACGGGCAGTCCGAGCAGGTGCGCACCTTCGGGTCGACCGTGGGCGACGTGCTCACCGCGCAGGGCCTCGAGGTCGACGAGCGCGATGCCGTGCAGCCCGGCGCGGACACCCGTATCGAGCGGGACATGAACATCGTCGTCAACACCGCCAAGGATCTCGATCTCACCGTCGACGGGATCGCCCTCGACGAATGGACCACCGCGAACACCGTCGGCCAGGCGCTCGCCGACCTCGGCGTGGACGCCGAGGGTGCCGAGGTCTCCCTGCCGCTCGACGAGGCCCTCACCGAGGACGGCGCGATCGTCGACGTCGTCACCCCCAAGGGCGTGACTGTGGTGGCCGACGGCGAGCAGATGATCGTCGAGGCGACCGCTGCCACCGTGTCCGAGGTGCTGTCCGAGGCCGGCGTCGAGGTGGCGGGCGAGGACATCGTGTCCGCTCCGCTCACCGCTCCGGTCACCGACGGACAGGTGCTCGATGTGCTCCGCGTGAAGTCGGAGACGACGACGGTCGAGGAGAAGATCGAGAAGAAGACGACCGTCAAGGAGTCCGCGTCGATGGATCGCGGTGAGACGAAGGTCGAGACCGCGGGCAAGGACGGCGTGCGGGAGGTCGTGTACGACATCCGCACGGTCGACGGCGCCGAGGTCAAGAAGGAGAAGGTGTCGGAGAAGGTCGTCTCGGAGCCCGTCGACGCAGTCGTCGTCAAGGGCACCCGCGCACCGCGTCCCGCCGCTCCCGCTCCGGACCGGGATACGACCGGCGGCTCCGAGAAGAAGGACGACTCGAAGAAGGACTCCGACTCGAAGAAGGAGTCCTCGGAGAAGAAGGAGTCCTCGGAGAAGAAGGAATCCGGCGGCGGCAACTCCGGCGAGAAGGCTCCGAGCGTCGACGACGGCAGCGTGTGGGATCGGCTCGCGAAGTGCGAGTCCGGCGGCAACTGGTCGATCAACACCGGCAACGGCTACTACGGCGGCCTGCAGTTCTCGGCGCCGACGTGGAAGGCCTTCGGCGGCCACAAGTACGCCCCCAACGCCCACCAGGCGACCCGCGAGCAGCAGATCGACATCGCGAAGAAGGTGCAGGCCTCCCAGGGCTGGGGCGCGTGGCCGACCTGCACCCGCAAGCTCGGCATCCGCTGA
- the metG gene encoding methionine--tRNA ligase has translation MSFYITTAIAYPNGAPHIGHAYEYIAADTIARFHRLAGEDVFFMTGTDEHGLKMQQTAQKLGVSTQELADTNSAAFRALDDMLGVSYDRFIRTTDADHRATCQELWRRMEANGDIYLDSYSGWYSVRDEAYFAEDETEVVDGIRVAQSSGAEVTWTEEESYFFRLSKYQEPLLELYREHPEFVGPDVRRNEVASFVASGLKDLSISRTTFDWGIPVPGDEKHVMYVWVDALTNYLTGAGFPHDPAAFERWWPADVHIIGKDIARFHAIYWPAFLMSAGIELPRRVHAHGFLFNKGEKMSKSVGNVVDPYALVEGYGLDTVRFFVLREFSYGQDGSYSHEGIVTRKNTDLANEYGNLAQRSLSMVAKNCGGAVPTPGELTADDEALLAAARGAYAQAAEHVGTQSLHLYLEACWKVLAAANKYFSAQEPWKLRKTDETRMATVLWVTIEVVRIITLLVQPVMPESTARLLDLLAVPADARDFAALDTPLVAGTPLPAPVPVFPKFQED, from the coding sequence ATGAGCTTCTACATCACCACCGCCATCGCGTACCCGAACGGCGCCCCGCACATCGGGCACGCCTACGAGTACATCGCCGCAGACACCATCGCGCGATTCCACCGGCTCGCCGGCGAGGACGTCTTCTTCATGACGGGCACCGACGAGCACGGCCTCAAGATGCAGCAGACGGCGCAGAAGCTCGGGGTGAGCACCCAGGAGCTCGCCGACACGAACTCCGCGGCCTTCCGGGCGCTCGACGACATGCTCGGCGTGTCCTACGACCGCTTCATCCGCACCACCGACGCCGACCACCGGGCCACCTGCCAGGAGCTGTGGCGGCGGATGGAGGCCAACGGCGACATCTACCTCGACTCCTACTCCGGGTGGTACTCGGTGCGGGACGAGGCGTACTTCGCCGAGGACGAGACCGAGGTCGTCGACGGCATCCGCGTCGCCCAGTCCTCCGGCGCCGAGGTGACGTGGACGGAGGAGGAGTCCTACTTCTTCCGCCTCTCGAAGTACCAGGAGCCGCTGCTCGAGCTCTACCGCGAGCACCCCGAGTTCGTCGGCCCGGACGTGCGCCGCAACGAGGTCGCCTCGTTCGTCGCCTCCGGTCTCAAGGACCTCTCGATCTCGCGGACGACCTTCGACTGGGGGATCCCGGTCCCCGGGGACGAGAAGCACGTGATGTACGTGTGGGTCGACGCGCTCACCAACTACCTCACCGGGGCCGGGTTCCCGCACGACCCGGCCGCCTTCGAGCGCTGGTGGCCCGCCGACGTCCACATCATCGGCAAGGACATCGCCCGCTTCCACGCGATCTACTGGCCGGCCTTCCTCATGAGCGCCGGGATCGAGCTGCCCCGCCGCGTCCACGCCCACGGCTTCCTCTTCAACAAGGGCGAGAAGATGTCGAAGTCGGTGGGCAACGTCGTCGATCCCTATGCGCTCGTCGAGGGCTACGGGCTCGACACCGTCCGCTTCTTCGTGCTCCGCGAGTTCTCCTACGGCCAGGACGGTTCGTATTCCCACGAGGGCATCGTCACCCGCAAGAACACCGACCTCGCCAATGAGTACGGCAACCTCGCCCAGCGCTCGCTGTCGATGGTGGCGAAGAACTGCGGCGGCGCCGTCCCGACCCCGGGCGAGCTCACCGCCGACGACGAGGCGCTCCTCGCCGCCGCCCGCGGCGCCTACGCGCAGGCCGCCGAGCACGTCGGCACACAGAGCCTCCACCTCTACCTCGAGGCGTGCTGGAAGGTGCTCGCGGCGGCGAACAAGTACTTCAGCGCGCAGGAGCCGTGGAAGCTCCGGAAGACCGACGAGACGCGGATGGCCACGGTGCTGTGGGTGACGATCGAGGTCGTGCGCATCATCACCCTGCTCGTCCAGCCGGTGATGCCGGAGTCCACCGCCCGCCTCCTCGACCTGCTCGCGGTGCCCGCGGACGCGCGCGACTTCGCCGCCCTCGACACCCCGCTCGTCGCCGGCACTCCGCTGCCCGCGCCCGTCCCGGTGTTCCCCAAGTTCCAGGAGGACTGA
- a CDS encoding TatD family hydrolase, producing MASRAAGDYPEVPEPLPVPGVDTHTHLDICTGARGPIKSGEPAPEVEPGADEEFPPLAFFHDTAQQAGVTRIVQIGCDMRSARWTAEVVAAEAAAGRDWMLGGVAIHPNEAPRLAAVGLLEESLTEIEQLAAGERIRVVGETGLDYFRTEDDGIAAQQESFRAHIEIAKRQGLALQIHDRNAHADVLRILDEEGAPDVTVFHCFSGDAEFARACAERGFFMSFAGNITFKNAADLRHAAAVVPPRLLLSETDAPFLTPHPHRGRPGGPYLTAVTLRKLAEVREEPLAEVCEQVSANAEQAFGTWEL from the coding sequence ATGGCCTCGCGCGCCGCAGGAGACTACCCTGAGGTGCCCGAACCGCTCCCGGTTCCGGGCGTCGACACCCATACCCACCTCGACATCTGCACCGGTGCCCGCGGTCCGATCAAGTCGGGCGAGCCCGCGCCGGAGGTCGAGCCGGGAGCTGACGAGGAGTTCCCGCCGCTCGCGTTCTTCCACGACACCGCCCAGCAGGCGGGGGTCACCCGGATCGTGCAGATCGGGTGCGACATGCGCTCGGCGCGCTGGACCGCCGAGGTCGTCGCCGCCGAGGCCGCCGCCGGCCGGGACTGGATGCTCGGCGGGGTGGCGATCCACCCGAACGAGGCGCCGCGGCTGGCCGCGGTGGGCCTCCTCGAGGAGTCGCTCACCGAGATCGAGCAGCTCGCCGCGGGGGAGAGGATCCGCGTCGTGGGGGAGACCGGACTCGACTACTTCCGCACCGAGGACGACGGCATCGCCGCGCAGCAGGAGTCGTTCCGCGCCCACATCGAGATCGCCAAGCGGCAGGGGCTCGCGCTCCAGATCCACGACCGGAACGCCCACGCCGACGTGCTCCGGATCCTCGACGAGGAGGGGGCGCCGGATGTCACGGTGTTCCACTGCTTCTCCGGGGACGCGGAGTTCGCCCGGGCCTGCGCCGAGCGCGGCTTCTTCATGTCCTTCGCGGGGAACATCACGTTCAAGAATGCCGCCGACCTGCGCCACGCGGCCGCCGTGGTCCCGCCCCGCCTGCTGCTGAGCGAGACCGATGCACCGTTCCTCACCCCGCACCCGCACCGCGGCCGCCCTGGTGGGCCATACCTCACTGCGGTGACCCTGCGAAAGCTCGCCGAGGTGCGCGAGGAACCCCTCGCCGAGGTGTGTGAGCAGGTGAGCGCGAACGCCGAGCAGGCCTTCGGCACCTGGGAGCTGTGA